The segment GAATACCAGTCACTCTGAAAAGTGAACATACTTCCGGTTAAAGATAAAAGTGAACAGAGTTCGAATATTTCTGGAAAGTGACCATAGTTCCAGTCAAAACAAAAAGCGACCGGAACTCCAGTCAAAGTTGAAAATGAACGGAAGTATGGTCAAAACCAAAAGTGATTCGATTTCTGTTCACTTTTTATTTTTCTCAACAAGCCTGCGTGTCTATTTTTTCTTATAGGCTTGACCATAATTCGAATATTTTTTACATGTGAACAGAGTTCAGATATGTATATCCTGATAAGGGTTGTGTTTTAAGGGTTGACAAATAGCTCAGCACATTTACTTTTTTCAAGAAAGCCTGTAAAGTCTTGAATAGTGAGTATATCTTTTATTGCCTGTGACTTATCAGTAGCATGCTGGTAATAGGATTGGGTGATCTTGTAACCCATCCAGTAGCCCAGATCTTTAGGGCGTGAAGTGTCTTTTGAATAATATAGCCATCCCTGCCAGTTGTTGTCATCTTTACGGGCGAGAAACTCCTTCCATAGTTCCTGTTTGTGTTGTTCTGCATAGTGATACATTTCCTGATTGCCGTGTGCCCCACTGATAAGTTCACCGAGAAAGTCGGCTGCCCCTTCGCGTATACATTGAGCAAGCAATGAGTTGTTTTTGCTATATTTCTGTTGGAAGTGAATGAGTTCATGAGAAATCAGTTCATCCAGATAGTCAATAGGAATGCGTGGGGTAAAGGTAGCCGTGGGTTGTCCAAACATTTCTGCTCCAATAAGTAAACCTCCCTTGAAGGTAGTGCCGCCTGTATTCTTTCTGCCAATCACAAAATAAACATCCGGAAACTGAGCTTCGGGATAAAGTTGTTTCAGATTGTGAAAGCATATATAAAACTGTTCTTTGCGTGAGGCAATAGAGAGTGAACTGGCTCGTATTGCTTGGTAGTAATCCAACTCTTTCCGAATTGTTTTGGCAAGTTTGTTACCACTTTCGATACGGTTTTTAATAAAGTTTTGTAAGCCTGCACTTCCGGCCTCTATGTATTCTTTCTGAAGGATGCTGCCCTGAATACGAGGATACATTTTGTCAAATACCTTCCAGAATAGATCTATGTCCTCTGTATGAAACTGTATCTGTTCCGGAGAATTCCACAATCCATTTGTATCTGCACGATCTGATACTGCATTGCTTTGCTTCTGTAGTTTTTCCAATGCCTTTTGTACAGTGGAAGCATAGGTGACATAAGGATTTTGGTTGTATACTTTCAGTTCCTGAATAATGACAGGCAAGTAAATGAATTTACGACCTGTAATGTAATACTGAAGCAGATCCTCTGCTTCCTGGGAATAACCCAGATTATGTGAAATCATAACTTCGCCAGCCCGTACAAAATGTTCATCCAGACAGGTTTTCCAGTTTTGGTAGGCTTGATCTTCCATGTCCGTTTTGATCGTATCAAATAAAGATTTAGTACTTTCTGTCAATTCTGCAGGCAAATCGGCAATAATTGGATTAACAAACGAGTGACCAAACTCATGAATGCTTAGTTCACGCAAACGTTTGGGATTGGCAAACCCCATATCCGGTAGGGAATCTTTGGCAAACCGCTGAGGGCCAAATGACCCAAAGGCATTGAGGATAGTTGTTTTTCCGGCTGTTGTTAGCTGTAGACCAAACCCCATTCCTGCCGGAATAGTAAGACTGGGAAGCAGCTGGTAGCCATCAAATTGCCTTCTATAAAATTGCTCCATCGCATCAATGAATCCTTCCGGAGGCATATTCTTCCTGATCTGTTCCATGGAGTGATCATATAGCCGTTGATTTTCCTGGAAATACTTTTCAAAGTGCACCTCTTTGTAAAACCGATTGGCTGCCTGCAAAAATTCCTGTGCATGGGAATAAGCTTCCAGCGAATCATTTGTGGAAGAGAAAAACAGCACTTCTTCTTTTGGCATAGAAGCTGGCAGTGTGGCATGAGGAAATTCCGGTACCTGAATCAGCAACCGGATCAGACTACTACCTCCCAGTGATTCAATAAACCGGGCTACTGTTTGTAAATCCTTATTGGCTTGATAGGATTTATATTTCCGATAGAGACTAAGATTAAAGGCATGCCATTCTTTCTTTTTGATTCCATTGAAATAGGTGTCTTCGGTTTGTTCGTATTGAGAGCCTAAAGAACCCAGAAAGAAGACAAAGCCCAGAAACTCGACATTATGATTAAACTCAATCGCAATACGTTTTTGGGAGATACCCTGGGTTGAGGATTGACTCATACCTGTATACGACATGAGCCAGCCAGACAGAACTAAACAAAGGCAGTAAGAAGCTTTTTTCATGGGTTTTTTATGAGCAAAAAAAGCCATCCGACACAAGGGTGTCGCTTAAGAGCATCTTTTCGGACGTCCAAAAACGCGTTTTCAGACCTTTTCCCTGATTTTGGGAAGATAGGTAGAGGGTGTTTGTCCAGTGTGGAGTTTGAAAACCTGATTGAAAGAAGATTTTGAATTGAAGCCTGATTCCAGAGCCAGAGCTAATAAAGTTTTATGCTGCTCTGCCGGATCATTTATTTTTCGTAGTACTTCCTCTACCCGATGCGTATTGATAAACGAATGAAAGTTGGTAGCACGATACGTATTGATCAGATAGGAGACATAACGGGAGGGGAGGTGAAGGGCATTTGCCAGATCTTCGAGTGAAAGTTTGGGTTGTGTATATAGTTTTGTCTCTTTCAACAAGTTTTCCATTCTGGCTAGCTCTGTTCTGTCATTATAATTCGGAAATAATGGGGATTCAGATTGGGTTTCGGATTCTGTTAACGGAACATCCGAAGTTTGTGGAGTATCAAAGAATGTAAAGCTAGAATATCCTGTATAGGCTAATGTAAACAGGAATACAATCATAATTCCTTCCTCAAAAGGAAACACAGGCAATAGAAATACTGCATCCGCTATCCAGAAAATGCTTAGCAGCAGAAAGGTGGCAAAGAAGCTATAGAGTTTTATCAGAGACTGACGTGTCTGAGAAGAGGCTTTTTGGTTTTTTGAAAGAAGACGTAACTGTTTGCCAAAGAAGATGAGAACAGCTATTATTCCAATAACAGGTAGTATCTCTGTAAAAAAGAACCAGGCAGGAATACGAAAGAGATCTGTTACTTGTCTTGTGAGCCGGAATCGAATGGTGGCTGCTGTTTCCATTATAATTTCAGCAACGGCAGGTACATATAGCAGCAGATGCTTTCGGGTAAACTGAAAATCAGAACGGGTGGTAGAAAGAATAAAAAAGTAAAGGGAAGGAGGAATGATGAGATATGATTCCAGCAACCAGAAGGGAATAGCTGCCGGAGATTGATGGTAATGAATTTGTATCGCCCAATCATTCAGGAGTTCGAGCGAAATAATCAACAGGATAAGGCCCAGAAAAAGAGAAGGACCTATCCTCTTTCGAAACGAAGTGAGTAATGCCAGACTTAACAGAATGCCCTGACAGGAGGCAACCAGCAATAACATGGCTTTCCAGTTTTCCATAGTTTTAATGACTCACACAGAGATCATTTTTGCAAAATAGATAACAATCATGTAAAGAAATTGGACTGAATAGATCTGCATCCGGATTGTAAAATAGTCAAGATACAAATAGAAATCCGGAAAATTGATTAGAGGTCTGGTAAAAAGAAAGAAGAATACGCTAATACAAACAGGAAATACATTGAAAGTTTATTGCATGCATACATACTGTTTTGTAAAGTACTGTTTTTTGCTGGTTCTGCTATGGCATGTTACCACCATTTCTTCCCAGACTCCTATTAACAGGAAGGCAGTAGTCGAAAGACACAAGGTAATCAATACAAAAGCAGATACATTAGCTTCGCTGTCTGTAGGCAATGGAAAGTTTGCGTTTACAGTCGATGTAACCGGCCTGCAAACCTTTCCGGAGTTTTATGCCAAAGGAGTACCGCTGGGTACGCAGTCTGAGTGGGGGTGGCATAGTTTTCGGGATACAGTCGGTTATCAGTTTAACGAATCGCTGAAAGAATATACCCTGAATGGACGAAAAGTTACCTATAGTGTGCAATGGTCTCAACCGGAACGCAACAAGCAGGCATCTAACTGGTTTCGACAAAATCCGCACCGGCTGCAACTAGGCAATCTGGGACTGGAGATCTACAAAAAGAATGGTACACTAGTCTCTGTTCAGGATATTAAAAATACCCGCCAGGAACTGAATCCCTGGACAGGAGAGATTAAAAGTCAGTTTTCAGTAGAAGGAGAACCCGTTGTGGTCTGGACATATGGACATGCACAACAGGATGAGGTTAGTATAAAAATAAAATCCAAACTGATCGCCCAGGGACGACTCAAGGTAAACCTGCGTTTTCCCTATCCTACAGGTGATTGGACTGATGTCGGGACGAACTATAAACAAGTTGACAAGCATATATCCAATGTAGAAACTACAAAGCCACAATTGGCTTCTATTCTACATCAGTTAGATACCACAACGTATTATACACTGTTGAAATGGAAAGGAAATGCCAGGGTTGCTCAGGCACAAAAACATTATTTTGTAGTCTCACCTGCCGACAAGGCAGATGTATTTGAGTTATCCTGTTTGTTTTCTCCTGTTTCTATAAGTGATGTCCCCTCTTTTACAGAAACACAGGCCAGTAGTGTACAGGGATGGAATGCCTTCTGGAGCAGGGGAGGGGCTGTTGATTTTGCCGGAAGTACAGACCCCCGTGCCCATGAACTGGAACGACGGATCATTTTGTCTCAATACCTGACAAAGATACAATGTGTAAACTCACAACCCCCACAGGAAACAGGGTTAACATACAATAGCTGGTTTGGCAAGCCACATCTGGAAATGCATTGGTGGCATGCAATCCATTTTGCACTCTGGAATCGGCTTGATCTGTTGGAACATAGCCTCAACTGGTATCAGCAGGTGTATCAGGAAGCACAAAATCTGGCAAAGCGTCAGGGATATACAGGAGCCCGCTGGCAGAAGATGACCGATCCGGAAGGAAAGGAAAGTCCGTCCTCTGTAGGCGCTTTTCTGATCTGGCAACAACCACACTTTATTTATTTTGCAGAACTGTGTTACCGGGATAAACAGGATCGGGCAAAGCTGGAGAAATACAAAGATCTCGTATTTGCGACAGCTGATTTTATGGCCTCTTATGCCTGGTTTGATCCGGCAAAGGGAAAGTATGTGTTAGGAAAAGGAGTGATTCCGGCACAGGAACGTTACAAACCGGAAGAGACTTTTAACCCCACCTATGAACTGGCTTACTGGCACTGGGGTTTATCGGTGGCTCAGCAGTGGCGGGAACGCTTGGGAATGCCCCGAAAAGCCGAATGGGATGAAGTATTAACTAAGCTGTCACCTCTGCCAGAAGCCAATGGGGTATATCTGGCTGCAGAAAGTGCCCCTGATTCATATACTAACCCTGTATATAAAACCGATCACCCTTCGGTACTAGGCACATGGGGAATGCTGCCTGTTACGCCTCTTCTGGATAAAGCAGCTATGCGGCGTACTTTTGACCTGATCTGGAACACCTGGACCTGGCAGGATACATGGGGATGGGACTTCCCGATGACAGCCATGACTGCCACCCGGCTTGGACTGCCAGACAAAGCCGTTGATGCCCTGCTAATGCCGATCCGAACCAACACCTATTTACCAAACGGACATAACTTTCAGGATGAACGCCTGCGATTGTATCTTCCTGGAAATGGAGGGTTCCTGGCGGCTATTGCTATGATGTGTGCCGGGTATGATGGCGCAGCAACGAACAATCCTGGTTTTCCCAAAGATGGAAAATGGAAAGTGAAATGGGAAGGACTGCAAAAAATGCCCTGATAAAAATGTTCTGATAAGTAATGGATTACATGAGTTATCCTGAATTTTAAGGATATCATTCTATTTAAAAAAGCCCAAAAAAGGAGCTACAAAGAGAGTAAAGATACCTTCAATCGCGAAAGGAAGTGTAGGTGCGTTGGCCTTCTTTCCGCCACGAGGTTGGCTTTGGGCCTTGCGGGCAGGAGGATCGGAGAAAAGTGTCCTTTTTTTGCTAAAGCACAAATCTGGCTCACCAAACTCTCGTTTGGTGCCCCTCTTTTGGGCAAGCAAAAAAGTAACATGATAGGAAGAGTGAAGAAAGAGATAATAAACCAATGTAGGAAAAGACAAGCAAAAAATGAAGAGTCCTGTGGAAGAAAGAAGAAAGGAACTATAAATAAACTCAGGAAGGGGAATTTCTCAAAAGTTAACCAGTGTCTATACTCTTTTCAAAAACATAGACAGCAGTTGCATAACACAAACTCACAGCAAAATCCGGGATAAGCCATATAATGAAATTTTCTGACAGATAGTAGATTACGACTCTTTCGGAAAGAATCCGGAAATACCTCCTTACAACATTGGACTGGCAAGTTAAAAGTTTGGACGGACTATAAAAAGAAAGATGCTGATAGTGATAACTACCAGCATCCTCTGTACTCAGCCCAGAGCAGAACTTACAACGATCCGAGGTTGAGATTAATACCACCCAGATACATACTGCCAATAGCA is part of the Xanthocytophaga agilis genome and harbors:
- a CDS encoding helix-turn-helix domain-containing protein gives rise to the protein MENWKAMLLLVASCQGILLSLALLTSFRKRIGPSLFLGLILLIISLELLNDWAIQIHYHQSPAAIPFWLLESYLIIPPSLYFFILSTTRSDFQFTRKHLLLYVPAVAEIIMETAATIRFRLTRQVTDLFRIPAWFFFTEILPVIGIIAVLIFFGKQLRLLSKNQKASSQTRQSLIKLYSFFATFLLLSIFWIADAVFLLPVFPFEEGIMIVFLFTLAYTGYSSFTFFDTPQTSDVPLTESETQSESPLFPNYNDRTELARMENLLKETKLYTQPKLSLEDLANALHLPSRYVSYLINTYRATNFHSFINTHRVEEVLRKINDPAEQHKTLLALALESGFNSKSSFNQVFKLHTGQTPSTYLPKIREKV
- a CDS encoding DUF4932 domain-containing protein — its product is MKKASYCLCLVLSGWLMSYTGMSQSSTQGISQKRIAIEFNHNVEFLGFVFFLGSLGSQYEQTEDTYFNGIKKKEWHAFNLSLYRKYKSYQANKDLQTVARFIESLGGSSLIRLLIQVPEFPHATLPASMPKEEVLFFSSTNDSLEAYSHAQEFLQAANRFYKEVHFEKYFQENQRLYDHSMEQIRKNMPPEGFIDAMEQFYRRQFDGYQLLPSLTIPAGMGFGLQLTTAGKTTILNAFGSFGPQRFAKDSLPDMGFANPKRLRELSIHEFGHSFVNPIIADLPAELTESTKSLFDTIKTDMEDQAYQNWKTCLDEHFVRAGEVMISHNLGYSQEAEDLLQYYITGRKFIYLPVIIQELKVYNQNPYVTYASTVQKALEKLQKQSNAVSDRADTNGLWNSPEQIQFHTEDIDLFWKVFDKMYPRIQGSILQKEYIEAGSAGLQNFIKNRIESGNKLAKTIRKELDYYQAIRASSLSIASRKEQFYICFHNLKQLYPEAQFPDVYFVIGRKNTGGTTFKGGLLIGAEMFGQPTATFTPRIPIDYLDELISHELIHFQQKYSKNNSLLAQCIREGAADFLGELISGAHGNQEMYHYAEQHKQELWKEFLARKDDNNWQGWLYYSKDTSRPKDLGYWMGYKITQSYYQHATDKSQAIKDILTIQDFTGFLEKSKCAELFVNP